The genomic window ATTTGCTTATAGTTGATTTTAATTCTATGTTTGAAGCTTTGTTTTCTACAACTCATTTTTGTATATCATTATATTGTTTAATTAATGAACTAGTATAATCAGCGTCTCCACCTACAAATTTTTTATTTTTATCAATTCAACCAGAAAATTGAAATACTAATGTTTTTTCACCAGAAATACGATCCTTTTCCTTTAAATTATAATTTTTTATTCCATTATTGTCAATTTTTTGATGATTATTAATAGGTGTCATGGCCATAACATTTGATGCTCCACCAGCCATAATTCCAATAGATGCTAGAAATCCTAATAATCTTTTCATTTCTTCCTCCTGAGTGGTAGCTTTCACTACACATTATTATTATACACCAATATCTTGATTTATTATAAATTTATGTACAACCTCATTAATTATAAATAAATTATCACAAATATAATAAAAATAAAGGACCCGCTAGTGTGCTAAATTACAGCTATTTTACTCTCTTAAATGCTAGTGCTACTTGTGGATTATTAATTAGAAATATTTGCAATCAAAAAAATAAAAATTTATTTTAAATAATTAATTAAACAATTATAGCCTATTTGAAGAGGTGTAAATTTCATTAAAATTTAGGGTTTAAAAGGGTTTTTATTTATGTTCAAACTATAATCAATCGAGCTCCTCTATCTAAAAATTTACTAATCAATTTTAGAATCTATCTTATTTACAATAAGGTTTGCTAATTTTTTGCTAGACTGAGGATTTTGACCGGTCAAAATTAAACCATCCTCAATCGTGTGGGCAGAAAAATCATCGGTTTTGATAAAGTTTGCTTTTTGTTCTACTAAAACATCTTCTAAAGAAAATGGAACTATTTTTTCAAGTTTTGCCTTAATTTCTTCTGTATTTGTAAAACCGGTGATCTTTTTATTTTCTACTACTCATTTGTCATTTCTTTTAACATTACATAATGCAGATAATCCATGACATACAGCAGCAACATATTTATTATCATCTAAAAACTTATTAATCAAATCACTAACAAGTTTTGAATTTGCAAAATCTACAAGTGCACCATGGCCACCAGCAAAGTAAATAGCATCAAATTCATCTAAATCAAGGTCTGTTATTTTTTTTGAATTTGTGATTATTTTTAATTCCTTATCATACTTTTCTAAATAATCATTGTTAATAGAAATTTGGTCAATTGGAATATTGCCCCCTAATAAACTGCTTATTGTTGTTTTAAAATTGTTAGCATTAAAAATCTCCCATGGTTCGATAATTTCATCAGCTCACAATCCTGTTGGGTGTCCGTTCATATTATTTGCATTTGTACCAACAATTAAAATATTTTTTTTCATAGTTTCTCATTTCTATATTAAATTTAAATTTTTTAAATAATTTAACTAATAGTTAAATAACAATACAATAAAATTCAATACCAACATTTTTGTTAATATTGAATTTTAGGTTGCTATATTTATAATTTTATTAACTATTTGTTGCTTTTGCTAAATGGTTTTCAAGATATAATGATTTTTGCATTGTATAATGTTTTCTTGCGTAAATTGTTTTTAATGTTTGTGTTGCCATTTTAACAATAAAAATACCTCTCATTATTTCAAGTTGTGCATAGAAGAAGTTAAGACCACTTGATAAAATTCCTTTGCTCTCAAAGATTGCCGAAAACATTCTAGCAATTCCGCTCAATATTGAAAGTATTGACATTCATATTGTCACTACTAACCCAATTGTGATAAATATAATATTTATCATTGCGAATAAACCTTTAAAAAATCCTCCAGCTGAATTACTTTCATATATTCCATCAATTCTATCTTTTTTAAACAATAGAACGTTTATTAAACCATAAATAAGGAATATACCTGGTGCAATAGCTATTTTTAATAACATGTTATTTGTAATATAATTA from Spiroplasma endosymbiont of Aspidapion aeneum includes these protein-coding regions:
- a CDS encoding type 1 glutamine amidotransferase domain-containing protein, whose amino-acid sequence is MKKNILIVGTNANNMNGHPTGLWADEIIEPWEIFNANNFKTTISSLLGGNIPIDQISINNDYLEKYDKELKIITNSKKITDLDLDEFDAIYFAGGHGALVDFANSKLVSDLINKFLDDNKYVAAVCHGLSALCNVKRNDKWVVENKKITGFTNTEEIKAKLEKIVPFSLEDVLVEQKANFIKTDDFSAHTIEDGLILTGQNPQSSKKLANLIVNKIDSKID